In Bacillota bacterium, one DNA window encodes the following:
- a CDS encoding S-layer homology domain-containing protein, translated as MTVAPAAATINVGATRQLTATVVPADATNKAVTWTSGNTTVATVVYDGDGRLATVTGVAAGNAVITATTVDGNHTATSTITVTVPAAAPPSPGDWGDVTPAVPLVVPPAAPAVTATDVRGATGAAFTEDFSAEEAEQGVTVGADALEGMRDLGREVRINTPQAAVVLPPRLAQAVLEQDAGSMIVISVTPGVGDLPPSPAHLRPAGADVEVSARVKQDNREVGLEGERHLILPYDPQRVQNPSRLGIYRWENGRWRYVGGRADTATNTVRVRLTGFSRYAVFENVRTFSDLAVHWATNDIHVLSTRYIVSGLPGGSFAPDRTVTRAEFAAMVVNALEFAGHKAQDAVAKTFTDIPSGAWYAQAVSTAAAAGLVGGYADGTFGPERSITREEAAVLTVRLLKRLGVEVPPAPESILESYRDAGAVGAWARTTMAAAAQTGIIGGTPEGKLAPADRLTRAQAAVLLKRALAKADLL; from the coding sequence GTGACGGTAGCGCCGGCTGCAGCCACCATCAATGTCGGCGCCACCCGGCAGCTTACCGCCACGGTAGTGCCTGCGGACGCCACGAACAAGGCCGTCACCTGGACATCCGGCAATACAACGGTAGCCACGGTAGTTTACGACGGCGACGGCCGGCTCGCTACTGTCACCGGTGTTGCGGCCGGCAATGCCGTGATCACCGCCACTACGGTTGACGGCAACCATACCGCGACCAGTACGATAACCGTAACAGTTCCGGCTGCTGCCCCGCCCTCCCCGGGCGACTGGGGCGATGTAACCCCTGCCGTGCCGCTTGTTGTGCCGCCTGCCGCTCCGGCTGTTACCGCGACGGACGTCCGGGGAGCAACGGGCGCGGCCTTTACGGAGGACTTTTCCGCCGAGGAAGCCGAACAGGGCGTGACGGTGGGCGCGGACGCTCTTGAGGGAATGCGGGATCTTGGCCGCGAAGTGCGGATCAATACCCCGCAAGCCGCGGTTGTTCTCCCGCCCCGTCTGGCACAGGCCGTCCTGGAGCAAGATGCCGGCAGCATGATTGTCATTAGCGTTACTCCGGGCGTGGGTGATTTGCCGCCATCTCCGGCGCACCTCCGGCCGGCCGGTGCGGATGTGGAGGTTAGCGCCCGCGTAAAACAGGATAACCGCGAAGTGGGCCTGGAAGGAGAACGCCACCTGATTTTGCCTTACGACCCGCAGCGGGTGCAGAACCCCTCCCGCCTGGGGATCTACCGGTGGGAGAATGGAAGGTGGCGCTATGTGGGGGGCAGGGCGGACACCGCCACCAACACCGTCCGGGTCAGGCTCACGGGCTTTTCCCGCTACGCCGTGTTTGAAAATGTTCGTACCTTCAGCGACTTAGCGGTCCATTGGGCAACCAACGATATCCATGTACTGAGCACGCGGTATATTGTAAGCGGCCTGCCCGGCGGCAGTTTTGCCCCGGACAGAACCGTCACCCGGGCGGAGTTCGCCGCCATGGTGGTCAATGCCCTGGAGTTCGCCGGGCACAAAGCACAGGACGCGGTGGCAAAAACCTTCACGGACATACCTTCCGGCGCCTGGTACGCCCAAGCGGTGAGTACCGCCGCAGCGGCGGGGCTCGTGGGCGGTTACGCGGACGGAACCTTCGGGCCGGAGAGGAGCATCACCCGTGAGGAGGCCGCGGTTCTGACGGTCAGGCTCCTTAAGCGCCTGGGCGTCGAGGTGCCCCCGGCGCCGGAAAGCATCCTGGAATCCTACCGCGATGCCGGTGCAGTGGGTGCTTGGGCGCGCACCACAATGGCCGCGGCGGCGCAAACCGGGATCATCGGCGGAACCCCGGAAGGAAAGCTTGCTCCCGCCGACAGGCTCACCCGGGCGCAGGCCGCGGTGTTGCTCAAGC